A single window of Cellulomonas sp. NTE-D12 DNA harbors:
- a CDS encoding c-type cytochrome, which translates to MKALAARRHDRRAPVVLLLLALLLVGGLYAALQPAPASAAPQAASANDVTNGEKLFAANCATCHGMGATGTNAAPSLVGVGAAAVDFQVGTGRMPLAMSGPQAQRKPVVFTPEQISQLAAYVASLGPGPAIPTAEQVDASKGDPANGMAIFRTNCAMCHNAVGAGGALSQGKFAPNLWSTSNTHLYEAMLTGPQSMPVFNDANITSQEKRDIIAFIRQQGGTQPGGLSLGSLGPVTEGLWAWVVGIGLLIGAAVWIGAKSS; encoded by the coding sequence GTGAAGGCACTCGCGGCCCGCAGGCACGACCGGCGCGCGCCGGTGGTGCTGCTCCTGCTGGCGCTGCTGCTCGTGGGCGGGCTCTACGCCGCCCTGCAACCCGCTCCGGCAAGCGCAGCACCGCAGGCAGCATCGGCGAACGACGTCACCAACGGCGAGAAGCTGTTCGCAGCCAACTGCGCCACCTGCCACGGCATGGGCGCCACCGGCACGAACGCCGCTCCGTCCCTGGTGGGCGTCGGTGCGGCAGCGGTGGACTTCCAGGTGGGCACCGGCCGCATGCCGCTGGCGATGAGCGGCCCGCAGGCCCAGCGCAAGCCGGTCGTCTTCACCCCGGAGCAGATCTCGCAGCTGGCGGCCTACGTCGCGAGCCTCGGCCCCGGCCCGGCCATCCCGACCGCCGAGCAGGTCGACGCGAGCAAGGGTGACCCCGCGAACGGCATGGCGATCTTCCGCACCAACTGCGCGATGTGCCACAACGCCGTCGGCGCCGGTGGTGCCCTGAGCCAGGGCAAGTTCGCTCCCAACCTGTGGAGCACCAGCAACACCCACCTCTACGAGGCGATGCTGACCGGCCCGCAGTCGATGCCGGTGTTCAACGACGCGAACATCACGTCGCAGGAGAAGCGGGACATCATCGCCTTCATCCGTCAGCAGGGCGGCACGCAGCCGGGTGGCCTGAGCCTCGGCAGCCTCGGCCCCGTGACCGAGGGCCTGTGGGCGTGGGTCGTCGGCATCGGGCTGCTGATCGGCGCGGCCGTCTGGATCGGAGCGAAGTCCTCGTGA
- a CDS encoding heme-copper oxidase subunit III, whose protein sequence is MSTATAAPRTTPHVTVNRPNPVSVGTIVWLASELMFFAGLFAMYFSTRAAVPKVFAEGAAHLNVPYAVVNTTVLLLSSVTCQMGVWAAERFQPRRSGALWQVNRWGLNEWIALTYLMGAVFIGGQVYEYASLVHEGISISSTPYGSVFYLTTGFHGLHVIGGLIAFLFLLGRSFAAKSFGHHEATTAIVVSYYWHFVDVVWIALFSIIYLLQ, encoded by the coding sequence GTGTCGACCGCCACGGCTGCCCCGCGCACCACACCTCATGTGACCGTCAACCGCCCGAACCCGGTGTCGGTCGGCACGATCGTGTGGCTCGCGTCCGAGCTGATGTTCTTCGCCGGGCTCTTCGCGATGTACTTCTCCACCCGGGCGGCCGTCCCCAAGGTCTTCGCCGAGGGCGCGGCGCACCTGAACGTGCCCTACGCGGTGGTCAACACCACGGTCCTGCTGCTGTCGTCCGTCACCTGCCAGATGGGCGTGTGGGCCGCCGAGCGCTTCCAGCCCCGTCGCTCCGGGGCGCTGTGGCAGGTGAACCGCTGGGGCCTGAACGAGTGGATCGCCCTGACGTACCTGATGGGCGCGGTGTTCATCGGCGGCCAGGTCTACGAGTACGCCTCCCTGGTGCACGAGGGCATCTCCATCTCCTCGACGCCCTACGGCTCCGTCTTCTACCTGACCACCGGGTTCCACGGGCTGCACGTGATCGGCGGCCTCATCGCGTTCCTCTTCCTGCTCGGGCGCTCGTTCGCCGCGAAGAGCTTCGGTCACCACGAGGCCACCACCGCGATCGTCGTGTCGTACTACTGGCACTTCGTCGACGTGGTCTGGATCGCGCTGTTCTCGATCATCTACCTGCTCCAGTGA
- the trpD gene encoding anthranilate phosphoribosyltransferase, whose product MTETAATFTWPDVLAELIAGRDLGADQTRWAMGEIMRGEAPTACMAGFLVALRAKGETVAELTGLADEMLAHSQRFVVPGRSLDIVGTGGDRAFTVNVSTMAALVIAGAGVTVVKHGNRAASSASGSADVLEALGIRLDQPLDRVGPIATEVGITFCFAGLFHPSMRHAGPVRRALGVATAFNFLGPLTNPAQPQAAAIGVADARMAPLVAGVLATRGTDALVFRGERDGLDELAATGPSRVWEVRDGVVTESVVDWVADLGLAPVTLTDLRGGDPQHNAGVVLELLDGKRGPVRETVLLNASAGLVADGTLPGTADGTLTERFRAAMGHAERSVDDGSAAGVLDRWRKVGA is encoded by the coding sequence ATGACCGAGACCGCCGCGACCTTCACGTGGCCGGATGTCCTCGCGGAGCTGATCGCGGGCCGTGACCTCGGCGCCGACCAGACGCGCTGGGCCATGGGCGAGATCATGCGCGGCGAGGCGCCGACCGCGTGCATGGCGGGGTTCCTCGTCGCGCTGCGCGCCAAGGGCGAGACGGTGGCGGAGCTGACCGGTCTCGCGGACGAGATGCTGGCGCACTCCCAGCGGTTCGTCGTACCCGGTCGCTCGCTCGACATCGTCGGGACCGGTGGCGACCGCGCGTTCACGGTCAACGTGTCCACGATGGCCGCGCTGGTGATCGCCGGGGCGGGCGTCACCGTGGTCAAGCACGGGAACCGGGCCGCGTCCTCGGCGTCCGGGTCCGCCGACGTGCTGGAGGCGCTCGGCATCCGCCTCGACCAGCCGCTGGACCGGGTCGGTCCGATCGCCACCGAGGTGGGCATCACCTTCTGCTTCGCGGGGCTGTTCCACCCCTCGATGCGGCACGCCGGACCGGTGCGCCGCGCGTTGGGCGTGGCGACGGCGTTCAACTTCCTCGGTCCCCTGACCAACCCCGCGCAGCCGCAGGCCGCCGCGATCGGCGTGGCCGATGCGCGGATGGCCCCACTGGTCGCCGGCGTGCTCGCCACCCGGGGGACCGACGCGCTGGTGTTCCGGGGGGAGCGCGACGGTCTGGACGAGCTCGCGGCCACCGGCCCGTCGCGGGTCTGGGAGGTGCGCGACGGCGTCGTGACGGAGAGCGTCGTCGACTGGGTGGCGGACCTCGGCCTCGCGCCCGTGACGCTCACCGACCTGCGTGGTGGCGACCCGCAGCACAACGCCGGCGTCGTCCTGGAGCTGCTGGACGGCAAGCGCGGGCCGGTGCGCGAGACCGTGCTGCTCAACGCGTCGGCCGGCCTGGTCGCCGACGGCACGCTGCCCGGCACCGCCGACGGCACGCTGACCGAGCGCTTCCGAGCGGCCATGGGCCATGCGGAGCGGTCGGTGGACGACGGCTCCGCAGCCGGCGTGCTGGACCGCTGGCGCAAGGTGGGCGCCTGA
- a CDS encoding Lrp/AsnC ligand binding domain-containing protein encodes MLTAIVLIDTDAARIPEVAAAIAEIHGVTEVYSVTGEVDLIAMVRVREHDELADVIADKVSKVEGVLRTQTYIAFRTYSEHDLDKAFALGLED; translated from the coding sequence ATGCTCACCGCGATCGTCCTCATCGACACCGACGCAGCCCGGATCCCGGAGGTCGCAGCCGCGATCGCGGAGATCCACGGGGTGACCGAGGTCTACTCGGTCACCGGCGAGGTGGACCTCATCGCCATGGTGCGGGTGCGGGAGCACGACGAGCTGGCGGACGTCATCGCGGACAAGGTGAGCAAGGTCGAAGGCGTCCTGCGGACGCAGACGTACATCGCCTTCCGTACCTACTCCGAGCACGACCTGGACAAGGCCTTCGCCCTCGGCCTCGAGGACTGA
- a CDS encoding DEDD exonuclease domain-containing protein: MHTDHRPRPLWAGPAAVGPRPAGTTATQPTLDDVGTPLAEVTFVVVDLETTGGRPGDSAITEIGAVKVRGGEVLGELQTLVDPGGPVPPYIQVLTGITTSMLIGAPRIEEVLPSFLEFARGTVLVAHNAPFDVGFLRAAATATGHAWPGFRVVDTVRLARRVVTRDEAPNHKLSSLAALFRATTTPNHRALDDARATVDVLHALLDRLGPLGVTHLEDLADAADPVPAEVRRKRTLADGLPDAPGVYLFRGPRDEVLYVGTSTTSLRRRVRTYFTSAERRARMSEMVRLAVRVDPVVCATPLEARVRELRLIAEHAPRYNRRSRSPERMPWVRLTSEPFPRLSVVRQVRDEPGAAYLGPFASGSAAQLAVEALHEAFPVRRCTRRLPAVAAPDASACVLAELGRCGAPCIGSQDVAEYAAATEPLRTAMTGDPGAVVRHVGTRIGNLVAQERFEEAAAERDRLTAYLRGATRVQRTTPLARCAELVAARRTDDHGWEIVLVRHGRLAGTAHVDRRADPRPAIATLQATGEHVDAPVAPAGAAHPEETDLLLAWLEQPGVRLVEISDEWSCPLPSAQAVRDAAAAVAVALAVPPTGDQTLVGDLTEAATSGARQPGRPTRSRAAEGARRTA; the protein is encoded by the coding sequence ATGCACACGGACCACCGCCCGCGACCGTTGTGGGCCGGTCCCGCGGCCGTCGGCCCGCGTCCGGCCGGGACCACGGCGACGCAGCCGACGCTCGACGACGTCGGCACCCCGCTGGCCGAGGTCACGTTCGTCGTGGTGGACCTGGAGACCACCGGCGGCCGCCCGGGCGACAGCGCGATCACCGAGATCGGCGCCGTCAAGGTCCGTGGCGGCGAGGTGCTCGGCGAGCTCCAGACGCTCGTCGACCCTGGCGGTCCGGTGCCGCCGTACATCCAGGTGCTGACGGGGATCACGACGTCGATGCTGATCGGCGCACCGCGCATCGAGGAGGTGCTGCCGTCGTTCCTCGAGTTCGCCCGGGGCACCGTGCTGGTCGCGCACAACGCCCCGTTCGACGTGGGGTTCCTCCGAGCCGCCGCGACGGCGACGGGACATGCGTGGCCCGGGTTCCGCGTGGTCGACACCGTCCGGCTCGCCCGCCGCGTGGTGACCCGGGACGAGGCCCCGAACCACAAGCTCTCCTCCCTCGCGGCGCTGTTCCGGGCCACGACCACGCCGAACCACCGCGCGCTCGACGACGCACGGGCGACCGTGGACGTGCTGCATGCGCTGCTCGACCGGTTGGGGCCGCTCGGCGTCACCCATCTGGAGGACCTGGCCGACGCCGCCGACCCGGTGCCGGCCGAGGTCCGTCGCAAGCGGACGCTGGCGGACGGTCTGCCGGACGCGCCGGGCGTGTACCTGTTCCGCGGTCCGCGTGACGAGGTGCTCTACGTCGGGACCTCGACCACCTCTCTGCGCCGCCGGGTCCGCACGTACTTCACGTCCGCCGAGCGGCGCGCGCGCATGTCCGAGATGGTGCGGCTGGCGGTACGCGTCGACCCCGTCGTCTGCGCCACGCCGCTCGAGGCCCGGGTGCGCGAGCTCCGGCTGATCGCCGAGCACGCCCCCCGGTACAACCGGCGGTCGCGCTCCCCCGAGCGCATGCCGTGGGTCCGGCTGACGTCGGAGCCGTTCCCGCGGCTCTCGGTGGTGCGCCAGGTGCGGGACGAGCCGGGAGCCGCCTACCTCGGTCCCTTCGCCTCCGGTTCCGCCGCGCAGCTCGCCGTCGAGGCGCTGCACGAGGCCTTCCCGGTCCGCCGGTGCACCCGCCGGCTGCCCGCGGTCGCAGCGCCCGACGCGTCCGCGTGCGTGCTGGCGGAGCTCGGCCGGTGCGGTGCGCCCTGCATCGGCTCGCAGGACGTGGCCGAGTACGCCGCTGCGACCGAGCCCCTGCGCACCGCGATGACGGGAGACCCCGGTGCCGTCGTCCGCCACGTGGGGACCCGCATCGGCAACCTGGTCGCACAGGAGCGGTTCGAGGAGGCAGCCGCCGAGCGGGACCGGTTGACGGCCTACCTGCGCGGCGCCACCCGCGTGCAGCGCACCACGCCGCTGGCCCGGTGCGCCGAGCTGGTCGCGGCGCGTCGGACGGACGACCACGGCTGGGAGATCGTGCTCGTCCGCCACGGACGGCTCGCGGGGACGGCCCACGTCGATCGCCGTGCGGACCCGCGCCCGGCGATCGCCACCCTGCAGGCGACCGGCGAGCACGTCGACGCTCCCGTGGCGCCGGCGGGCGCCGCGCACCCGGAGGAGACCGACCTGCTGCTCGCCTGGCTCGAGCAGCCCGGGGTCCGGCTCGTGGAGATCTCCGACGAGTGGTCGTGCCCCCTGCCCTCGGCCCAGGCCGTCCGGGACGCGGCGGCAGCCGTGGCGGTCGCGCTCGCCGTGCCGCCGACCGGCGACCAGACCCTCGTCGGCGACCTCACCGAGGCCGCGACGAGCGGCGCGAGACAGCCCGGCCGTCCGACGCGCTCGCGTGCGGCGGAGGGCGCCCGTCGCACGGCATGA